In one Roseburia intestinalis L1-82 genomic region, the following are encoded:
- a CDS encoding DUF927 domain-containing protein yields MKLLKEYDAESILSEEVFTEIFNEPDEIQKARMLLSFQERAEQLDKEHKGTLKKFNTMLRAYKKTFKEIESSKKSHPQQLADNYTHFDYFEDGHELYSGSWIADDDGVRTFNMFGEVLACYHPILPVKRLKNLETGEEQIEIAYKRNGRWYTKKFPKTVITSASKIVQLSGVGISVTSENAKHLVRYMSDIENMNDSLIEVQNSTSKLGWNGNDFIPYDQNIVFDGDSRFKSLFDAVHERGNEDTWYEHVKELRRTGKTEIKFMLAAAFASVLIEPLGGLPFFVDLWGETEGGKSVSLMLAASVWANPDESQYIGDFKTTDVALEAKADMLNHLPMMLDDTSKTSSRIRENFEGIVYDLCSGKGKSRSNKELGINRENRWKNCIITNGERPLNSYVSQGGAINRILELECSQKIYDDPQRTAEILKKNYGFAGRVFVDVIKDMDKTELRNIQKGFMNRLMDSDKMQKQAMSLSIILTADKIATESIFKDGVYISLDEAKETLTDYSDVSDNQRCYEYILGMIAMNQTRFDAATACEKWGILENGYAVIYNPAFDRICEGGGFSKKAFLSWADRHGKIQTQAGQYTKQKKIEGKNFRCVFLKLDDGIEVDKDGFMQISEDEQEELPFK; encoded by the coding sequence TTGAAATTACTGAAAGAGTATGATGCCGAATCTATTCTGTCAGAGGAAGTATTTACTGAAATATTTAATGAGCCGGATGAGATTCAAAAGGCAAGAATGCTCTTATCATTCCAGGAACGTGCAGAGCAGTTGGATAAAGAACATAAAGGCACATTGAAAAAATTCAATACCATGCTCCGGGCATATAAAAAGACATTCAAAGAAATTGAATCATCCAAGAAAAGCCATCCGCAGCAACTTGCAGATAATTACACACACTTTGATTATTTTGAAGATGGACATGAATTATACTCTGGATCCTGGATTGCAGATGATGACGGTGTAAGGACCTTTAACATGTTCGGAGAAGTACTTGCCTGTTATCATCCGATTCTTCCAGTAAAAAGGCTTAAGAATCTGGAAACCGGAGAAGAACAGATTGAAATCGCATATAAACGGAATGGGCGATGGTATACAAAAAAATTTCCCAAGACCGTCATCACGTCGGCAAGCAAGATTGTCCAGTTGTCCGGTGTAGGAATATCCGTAACAAGTGAAAATGCAAAGCACCTGGTCCGGTACATGTCAGACATTGAAAATATGAACGATTCACTGATCGAGGTGCAGAACTCCACCAGTAAACTTGGATGGAACGGGAACGATTTTATTCCATATGACCAGAATATTGTATTTGATGGTGACAGTCGGTTTAAAAGCCTGTTTGATGCGGTGCATGAACGCGGTAATGAAGATACCTGGTATGAACATGTGAAAGAACTTCGCAGAACCGGAAAAACAGAAATTAAATTTATGCTTGCTGCAGCCTTTGCATCCGTACTGATCGAACCGCTTGGAGGACTTCCATTTTTTGTGGACCTGTGGGGAGAAACTGAGGGCGGTAAATCTGTCAGTCTTATGCTCGCAGCATCTGTCTGGGCAAATCCGGACGAATCACAGTACATAGGAGATTTCAAGACAACGGATGTGGCACTGGAAGCAAAAGCAGATATGTTGAATCATCTGCCAATGATGCTTGATGATACCAGTAAAACATCATCGAGAATACGGGAGAATTTTGAAGGAATCGTTTATGATCTGTGTTCCGGCAAGGGAAAGAGCCGGAGTAACAAAGAGCTTGGAATCAACCGTGAGAACCGGTGGAAGAACTGCATCATAACAAACGGTGAACGGCCATTGAACAGTTATGTCAGCCAGGGCGGAGCAATCAACCGTATCTTAGAACTGGAATGTTCACAGAAAATCTATGATGATCCGCAGCGTACGGCTGAGATTCTCAAGAAAAACTATGGATTTGCCGGCAGGGTGTTTGTGGATGTTATTAAGGACATGGATAAAACAGAATTGCGGAACATACAAAAGGGATTTATGAACCGGTTAATGGATTCTGACAAAATGCAGAAGCAGGCAATGTCTCTCAGCATAATTCTCACAGCAGATAAAATCGCCACAGAAAGCATTTTTAAGGATGGGGTATATATTTCCTTGGATGAAGCAAAAGAAACACTTACGGACTATTCAGACGTGTCAGATAATCAGCGCTGTTATGAGTATATCCTTGGAATGATCGCTATGAACCAGACAAGGTTTGATGCGGCAACAGCCTGTGAGAAATGGGGCATTTTGGAAAATGGATATGCGGTGATCTATAACCCGGCATTTGACAGGATCTGTGAGGGCGGAGGATTTTCTAAAAAAGCATTTCTATCATGGGCGGACCGGCACGGCAAGATCCAGACCCAGGCAGGGCAGTATACGAAGCAGAAGAAGATCGAGGGAAAGAACTTCCGGTGTGTGTTTTTAAAACTGGATGACGGAATCGAGGTTGATAAGGATGGTTTCATGCAAATATCAGAGGATGAGCAGGAAGAGCTGCCATTTAAGTAG
- a CDS encoding CHC2 zinc finger domain-containing protein has translation MTVDEIKQSHSMCDIVESYGFHPNRAGFVPCPFHTGDHTASMKIYKDSYNCFGCGANGDIFSFVQGMEHCDFKTAFYSLGGTYEKPTKASEMTIYHMQKAKEKRKREEESLKRKIDLNNQLIGIYVTWLKKSEPLSDVWCDCQNALMVCLHHDEVLQKELERGGIG, from the coding sequence ATGACGGTAGATGAAATAAAACAGTCTCATTCCATGTGTGACATAGTTGAATCATATGGTTTTCATCCAAACAGGGCGGGATTTGTTCCCTGCCCGTTCCACACCGGTGATCATACGGCCAGCATGAAAATATATAAAGATTCGTACAACTGTTTTGGATGTGGAGCAAATGGGGACATTTTTTCATTCGTTCAAGGCATGGAACATTGTGATTTTAAGACAGCTTTTTACAGCCTTGGTGGAACTTATGAAAAACCAACAAAAGCATCTGAAATGACCATATATCACATGCAGAAAGCAAAGGAAAAAAGAAAACGCGAGGAAGAAAGTCTAAAAAGAAAAATCGATTTGAATAATCAGCTTATTGGCATATATGTTACATGGCTGAAAAAATCAGAACCTTTATCGGATGTATGGTGTGACTGTCAGAATGCGTTGATGGTCTGCCTGCACCATGATGAGGTATTACAAAAAGAATTGGAAAGGGGTGGCATAGGTTGA
- a CDS encoding ERCC4 domain-containing protein, with the protein MQIQVDTREHKKEWERIRTQFDDIGVKYFRSKMYVGDYQSLDNPRLVIDRKKDLKELCGNVCQQHERFKAELVRAIQQDIKIVILVEHGEDIKTLEDVYFWQNPRKHEIRWKTVNGRKVKTVCSEKAVDGMQLYKSLCTIRDRYNVDFVFCEKSETGKKIVEILNDGR; encoded by the coding sequence TTGCAGATACAAGTAGACACAAGGGAACATAAAAAAGAATGGGAACGGATCCGGACCCAGTTTGATGACATTGGAGTTAAATATTTCCGGTCCAAAATGTATGTAGGCGATTATCAGTCTCTGGATAACCCAAGACTGGTAATTGATCGCAAAAAAGACTTGAAGGAACTGTGCGGGAATGTCTGTCAGCAGCACGAACGTTTTAAAGCTGAACTGGTTCGGGCGATACAGCAGGATATTAAGATCGTGATTCTGGTGGAGCACGGGGAAGATATAAAAACATTAGAAGATGTTTACTTCTGGCAGAACCCAAGAAAACATGAAATCCGATGGAAGACCGTTAATGGGCGGAAGGTAAAAACAGTGTGCTCTGAAAAGGCGGTAGATGGAATGCAGCTATATAAAAGTCTGTGCACGATTAGAGATAGATACAATGTGGATTTTGTGTTCTGTGAGAAATCGGAAACGGGCAAAAAGATTGTGGAGATTTTAAATGACGGTAGATGA
- a CDS encoding AAA family ATPase: protein MAIPVLIIGKSGMGKSASLRNCAGNPDWNLIRVLNKPLPFKGKIDGWNTDDYQTVMKCLIQSKAKNIVIDDAGYLITNMFMSKHSAAGGGNGVFTLYNQIGDHFWNLIQFIIEKVPADKIVYVIMHEEANELGEIKPKTIGKLLDEKVCIEGMFTIVLRCIVESNKHLFVTQAADGAVSKSPIGMFEDAVIDNDMLLVEKAIRDYYEIGGKENNAETK, encoded by the coding sequence ATGGCGATCCCGGTACTTATTATTGGAAAATCCGGCATGGGAAAAAGCGCAAGCCTCAGAAACTGCGCAGGAAACCCGGACTGGAACCTTATAAGGGTTTTAAATAAACCACTTCCATTTAAAGGGAAGATCGACGGATGGAACACGGATGATTATCAGACGGTAATGAAGTGTTTGATCCAGTCCAAGGCAAAGAACATTGTGATTGATGATGCCGGATATCTGATCACAAATATGTTCATGAGCAAACATAGTGCTGCAGGTGGCGGTAATGGAGTTTTCACTTTATACAATCAGATCGGTGATCACTTCTGGAATCTGATCCAGTTCATTATTGAGAAGGTCCCGGCAGATAAGATTGTTTATGTGATCATGCATGAGGAAGCAAATGAACTCGGAGAGATTAAACCAAAAACCATTGGAAAGCTGTTAGACGAAAAGGTGTGCATCGAGGGTATGTTTACAATCGTGCTGCGGTGCATTGTAGAGTCAAATAAGCATTTATTTGTCACTCAGGCGGCAGATGGAGCAGTCAGCAAGTCGCCGATCGGCATGTTTGAGGATGCGGTCATTGATAATGACATGCTGTTAGTTGAAAAAGCAATCAGAGATTATTACGAAATCGGAGGTAAGGAAAATAATGCAGAAACCAAATAA
- a CDS encoding siphovirus Gp157 family protein: MNLFEIENEIMNCWDQETGEILDSDRLDQLEMERDTKIENIALYIKNLTADAEALKAEKQSFAERQKAAENKVESLKKYLATYLAGQKFSTPRVAISFRKTSSVNVTDISQLPEEFLKFADPMPDKTAIKAAIKAGTSVAGAEIVEGKSMSIK, translated from the coding sequence ATGAATTTATTTGAGATTGAAAATGAAATCATGAACTGTTGGGATCAGGAGACAGGGGAGATCCTTGATTCTGATAGATTGGACCAGCTGGAAATGGAGCGTGACACGAAGATTGAGAATATCGCTCTTTATATTAAAAATTTGACAGCGGATGCTGAGGCATTAAAGGCAGAAAAGCAGTCATTTGCAGAGAGACAGAAAGCAGCGGAAAACAAGGTTGAATCGCTTAAGAAATACCTCGCAACTTATCTTGCCGGACAGAAATTTTCAACACCAAGGGTAGCAATTTCATTCAGAAAGACATCCAGTGTCAATGTTACTGATATTTCGCAGCTTCCAGAGGAATTTCTTAAATTTGCAGATCCGATGCCAGACAAAACTGCTATTAAGGCTGCGATAAAGGCAGGAACCAGTGTGGCAGGCGCAGAGATCGTAGAAGGAAAGAGCATGTCAATTAAATGA
- a CDS encoding lectin-1, with translation MDKQEGGSVRRLSKIIMATGGTISMLAMCCLDSDGLYMYYAGAVCILGGFIAGAGYGLRVLSERRREMQIEMFYFHQADKLDGDIELIDCSDSMKEAR, from the coding sequence ATGGACAAGCAGGAAGGAGGAAGTGTGAGACGTTTATCTAAAATCATCATGGCAACCGGCGGCACCATATCAATGCTTGCCATGTGCTGCCTCGACAGTGATGGACTGTACATGTACTACGCCGGAGCAGTCTGTATCCTTGGCGGATTTATCGCCGGAGCTGGATATGGGTTGAGAGTTCTATCGGAGCGCAGAAGAGAGATGCAGATTGAGATGTTTTATTTTCATCAGGCGGACAAGCTGGATGGGGATATAGAACTGATCGATTGCAGTGACAGTATGAAGGAGGCGAGGTAG